One part of the Salinivirga cyanobacteriivorans genome encodes these proteins:
- the lpxK gene encoding tetraacyldisaccharide 4'-kinase gives MFRWLLLPFTFLYSMIVWIRNKMFDLNLLPSREFNIPLISVGNITVGGTGKTPHVEYIVRLLHEDQKIAVLSRGYKREKKGFIVAGKESTSSEIGDEPKQIKRKYPDIGMAVDGNRVKGVEKLMKGAAGFDPDIILLDDAFQHRYVKPGLSILLVDFNRPLEKDYIMPYGRLRESMYEKKRANIVIVTKTPKELKPIDRRIIAKEMKLFPYQSLYFTYLKYGNLTRVFSQDKALSFDEAKEKEFNVLLITGIANPVPLKEHLLEYFSNISHLNFSDHHNYGPKDVKRIIKAFDKIDSDYKIIITTEKDAIRISDSKSFKESSLPIYYVPVEVEFLDDDKEDFKKRVFSYISNNKKPSSLNRTI, from the coding sequence ATGTTCCGTTGGCTACTGCTACCATTTACTTTTTTGTACAGCATGATTGTCTGGATTCGCAACAAGATGTTTGACCTTAACCTGTTGCCGTCCAGGGAGTTTAATATTCCTTTAATTTCAGTTGGCAACATTACAGTTGGTGGAACAGGTAAAACACCACATGTTGAGTATATCGTGCGATTACTCCATGAGGATCAAAAAATAGCAGTGCTTAGTCGGGGTTATAAAAGAGAAAAGAAAGGTTTCATTGTTGCCGGCAAAGAATCAACTTCATCAGAAATTGGTGATGAGCCCAAACAAATAAAAAGAAAATACCCTGATATTGGCATGGCTGTGGATGGCAACCGTGTAAAAGGGGTAGAAAAACTAATGAAGGGAGCAGCAGGATTTGATCCTGACATAATTTTACTTGATGATGCCTTTCAACACCGCTATGTAAAACCAGGCTTATCCATACTACTAGTGGATTTTAACAGGCCCCTTGAAAAAGATTACATCATGCCTTACGGCAGGCTCCGTGAAAGTATGTATGAGAAAAAAAGAGCCAATATTGTAATTGTTACAAAAACACCCAAAGAGCTTAAACCAATTGACAGGCGCATTATAGCTAAAGAGATGAAACTCTTTCCTTACCAAAGTCTTTATTTTACCTATCTTAAATATGGGAATTTAACCCGTGTTTTTAGTCAGGACAAAGCACTTAGCTTCGATGAAGCTAAAGAAAAAGAGTTTAATGTGCTGCTAATTACAGGTATTGCCAATCCTGTACCTTTGAAAGAGCACCTCTTAGAATATTTCAGTAATATAAGTCATCTGAACTTTAGCGACCATCATAACTATGGACCTAAAGATGTAAAACGTATTATCAAAGCATTTGATAAGATAGACAGCGACTACAAAATAATAATCACAACCGAAAAAGATGCTATTCGCATCAGTGATTCAAAAAGCTTCAAAGAATCGAGTTTGCCAATATATTATGTGCCAGTCGAAGTTGAGTTCCTCGACGATGATAAGGAAGATTTCAAAAAGCGGGTTTTTTCCTATATCTCTAACAATAAAAAACCATCAAGCCTTAATCGTACGATCTAA